The following coding sequences are from one Hydra vulgaris chromosome 04, alternate assembly HydraT2T_AEP window:
- the LOC136079420 gene encoding uncharacterized protein LOC136079420 yields MSKSLINFNSDVQLCENSEIELCENSEIELYENSEDDSEITQGELTFNGEVELCENSEPLFSQSLTSLFSQNSISLREVEHSEVDFSSTSGGCTCCVPNCFNNSKRNKNLSFYVIPKEKVLRKLWLAKISRKDFSPSSSHRVCSAHFQGNKKTYTNNVPTIIPKTVKLTARVPRKTKNSLGLIHKTIQIPYSEEPSTPVLSYEETLKQENKILKDQIEDIIKEKQALENTQKEAICKLNDKILLSQFTVERFKHNKEHFKFYTGFENFELFKVVMKFLEPEIYSLNYWGSMSTVADNLSENSSSKTRGRSRILNVEEEFFMVLIRLRRAFPIEDLAIRFNISSSTTSRILITWYDFLHIKFRSIPIWPTKKLVNETMPSCFKDVYPNTRVIIDCTEIFTVMPTSYRTQSTMFSKYKHHHTAKGLIGIAPSGAITFVSDLYAGRSSDKQITNHCGILKLLEKGDSLMADRGFDNVNDLPKGISLNIPPFLEGDFQLTLEKELETRRIASVQIHVERAIARIKNYRILQNTFPLSMAADMNKIWVICYLVTFLPPLIKTDSK; encoded by the coding sequence atgtcGAAAAgcctaataaattttaacagtGATGTTCAATTATGTGAAAACAGTGAGATTGAACTTTGTGAAAACAGTGAAATTGAACTTTATGAAAACAGCGAAGATGATAGTGAAATTACTCAAGGTGAACTCACTTTTAACGGAGAAGTTGAACTTTGCGAAAACAGTGAACCACTCTTTTCACAAAGTTTAACTTCACTCTTTTCACAGAATTCGATCTCACTGAGAGAAGTTGAACACAGTGAAGTTGACTTCAGTTCAACAAGTGGTGGATGTACTTGTTGTGTaccaaattgttttaataattctaagcgtaataaaaacttatcattttATGTTATACCCAAGGAAAAAGTGTTAAGAAAGTTATGGTTAGCCAAAATTAGCAGAAAAGACTTTAGTCCTTCTTCTTCACACAGAGTTTGTTCAGCACACTTTCAagggaacaaaaaaacttatacgaATAATGTTCCAACAATTATTCCAAAAACAGTTAAGCTAACTGCTCGTGTACCAAGGAAAACCAAAAATAGCCTTGGTTTAATAcataaaacaatacaaataCCTTATAGTGAAGAACCATCGACACCTGTTTTAAGCTACGAAGAAacattaaaacaagaaaataaaattcttaaagatCAAATTGAGgacattataaaagaaaaacaagcgTTAGAAAACACTCAAAAAGAAGCTATATGTAAGCTCAATGACAAAATACTTCTATCACAATTTACAGTTGAAAGGTTTAAACATAACAAAGaacatttcaaattttacacaggttttgaaaattttgaactatttaaagTAGTCATGAAGTTTTTAGAACCAGAAATATATTCACTAAATTATTGGGGTTCAATGTCTACTGTTGCTGACAATTTAAGTGAAAATTCTTCATCTAAAACAAGAGGAAGATCACGTATATTAAACGTTGAAGAGGAATTTTTCATGGTGCTAATTCGACTACGTCGCGCCTTTCCTATAGAAGATTTAGCAATACGGTTTAATATTTCATCAAGCACTACCAGTAGGATATTAATTACTTGGTATGATTTTTTGCACATAAAATTTAGATCAATTCCAATATGGCCAACAAAAAAACTAGTTAATGAAACAATGCCTAGCTGCTTTAAAGATGTATACCCTAATACTCGTGTAATTATAGACTGTACAGAAATATTTACTGTGATGCCAACTAGCTATCGCACTCAATCAACtatgttttcaaaatataaacatcaTCACACAGCAAAGGGTTTGATTGGTATTGCACCGAGTGGTGCCATTACATTTGTATCTGATTTATATGCTGGAAGATCAAGTGATAAACAGATAACAAATCACTGTGGCatactaaaattattagaaaaaggTGATAGCCTGATGGCTGATAGAGGTTTCGATAACGTAAATGACTTACCAAAAGGAATTAGTCTCAACATACCACCATTTCTTGAAGGCGATTTTCAACTTACATtggaaaaagaattagaaaCAAGACGAATTGCATCTGTGCAAATTCATGTCGAACGTGCAATTGCAAGAATCAAAAACTACAGAATATTACAAAACACATTTCCACTTTCAATGGCTGCTGACATGAACAAAATATGGGTCATTTGTTATTTAGTTACTTTTCTGCCACCTCTAATAAAAACTGATAGCAAATAA